The nucleotide window CCCTCTCCATACCTTCCCTCGCCTCCTTCCAATCcctccaaaaccctaactttTCCCGCCATTTCCACTCCACAAGCCGTCTCCACCATGCCGAAGAGCCGGGCTCCGCCGCCGATTCCCTGCAAACGCACAACAGTTCGAGCTCCAAGGGAGAAACCCGTCGCGGTTGGTCTGTCTTTCGTCCTGTCACGCACACATTGGCGACTCAAAGGGTCCCGAATACCAGCGGCGATGGACAAGAACTAAGAGGCGAAAATGAAAGCGAAACCCAATTGGGTTTATCGAGTTTGGGAAATGGGTTCGACGAGATTGAGAAAGATAGGGTTCAGAGGAGTGGTAAAAGTGAAACCCAATTGGGTTTATCAAATTTTGGATATGGGTTCGATGAGATTGAGAGAGATGAAGCTCATAGGAGTGCTAAAAGTGAAGCCCGTATGGGTTTATCGAATTTACGAAGTGAGGTTGGCGGGTTTGAGAGAGATGAGGCTGTTAGGAGTGTTAAGAATGTGAATGCAGGGACTAAGCTTTTTGGGGGAATAGTAAGGAgtaagaagaaggggaaggtcAAAACTAGCTGGGTTTGCTCGAATTGTGGGGAGTCATTTGGGCAGTGGTGGGGTGAATGCCGGTCTTGTAATGAAATGGGCACATTGAAGCAGTTTTCGGAGACAAGCGATGATGGTAAGGTTAGTGGGTTTGAGGTTTCAGAGAAGGTGGTGCGGTCGTGGATGCCGCTGGAGGCAAGCGAGGTTGGGCCAACGCGGTTGACAGATGTGAACCGGGGGATTAATTGGACAGAAAGGCGGATTCCTTTGTAAGTTTATCATTTTGGTATTTCTATTTACACTGTGTTTGAACTCTTGATGAGTTGGGAAATCATTTTTGAAATTGCATATGTTGGTTTGGTTAATATTTAGGCCTGGACTCTTTGGAAGTGAAGTTGCAAGGGTGCTTGGTGGTGGTGTTGTGCAAGGTTTGATCACATTatgcatcttttttttttctttttttctattaACTTCTGAAAGCTAATTGTTTGCCCCCTGACTCGATTATCTTCAAATTTTGAAGTGATACTCTTTTTTGGCTTCAAGGTAAAGTGGAGAAAATGTCCATGGTAATCAAATCAAGTTATATTTGGATGTAGTCTAGATGTTGTTGGCAGACAGTCTTATTATCTTCACTTGATACTACTGAAGACAGTGATGAAATCGTATTAATTTATAGACTGTTCAATAGTTAGGTGGTTTTTCTTGTCTccctttttggattttttttaaaattatttctcTTGGTTGGTTGGGACCTGGTGATGGAGGGAAGCTTTAATATTTACTCCCAGTCTTTGAAGCGGATATATTAACATTTTTAATGCACTTATTTCTGTCTGTGAAGGTTCATTAATTTTGATTGGCGGTGATCCAGGAGTCGGCAAGAGTACACTCGTGTTGCAGGTAGTAAGTTGTTAGGATTCATTTATGGAGCTTTGCTTTTGCAGTCTGCATACAAATTTTGTGTTGCTCTGGaaaatttttttgtttctcaATGTTGACTATGATCTTCTTCTCTGTTTGTGGTTCTGTTTTCATGTAAAACCATACATTTGAATTGGAAGATGGCTTCACTAATAGCTGAAGGGCAAGGGCTTGGTAAAGCGGCCTCTGTTGTGTATGTCTCAGGTGAAGAGGTTAGCATTTTCTTAAGCCGGGTTTTGGTAGATCATCATGAAACTATGTGTGCATTCCAGTCTTATATGTTTTTTTAGATACTGTTTTTTAAATGTCTGTGTCACTGTCACTTGAAAGATTTATTGAATTCTTATCTGAAATAAGGTAACTTCATTAACTgtaagatatatatatttttttcaattgaaaACGCCTACCGTTATCCCATTTAGATTGAAATTATGGCTAAAAGGCTTTTGCGGTAGAGCTGAAGTGATTTTAGTTTTGGTAGTTGAGAAGCCTAAAACATCTGGGGTTTCTGGACACTTGTTAATCTCCAATTTTAGTGCTGTATAATTTTGGTTTCACCATGATGTATCATTTTTCTTAAAACTTTAGGCTATGGCATGTTAATTAACATTGATGTCTGGTGGCAGAGTGTTGAGCAAATTGGAAGCAGAGCTGACCGTATGAAGATTGAAACAGAGGATCTTTTCTTGTACTCAAGTACCGATATTGAGGTGCACATTCTGGGCTTCTGCTGACTAAATCTTGTATTTGCTTTTACTCTTACTCAGCTAGAGATTACTAAGACCCGGCTGTtgttaccttttattttattttatattaatctGGTTCATTGTCGAGAAATCCTTGGGATAAATGAAGATTTTGTTTGTTTACTTACCATCGATTTAATTTGTGTCATGTGAAGTGATACAAGTTTTGCAACTTTTCTCAATGGTCAAAGTCTGGTGCATGCACCTACCAATtcctttttatgttttaaaattaagCACGTAGTAAATAAAACTGATACAGTTTATTGGCGTATCACTATTTCCAAATGGTTAAGGCATTAGAAAATGTGAGTCTCTTCATCATTGGATAGCCCAACTCGTGGAATTCATCATAAACTGGGAGGTTGGACTTGTAAGGACTTCCTGATATCTTGTGGCAGAAATAGGGGGTAAAAAGATGCATTAATCATAACCCTGAAAGGGATTAAGTTAAGTACAGCCTTAGTTTTAGTGGGAAACTATATAATACCGATTCACTTAGTGCAGGAAAATATACAATACCATTGCCCTGTAACTACTCAGATGTACATCATGTATTAATTAAATCAAGTGCTTAATTGTCCTATAAGTAAAttcgtttctctctctctctctctctctctctctctcatatgtaTATTAAATGTGAGTAGTTTGATACAATCCTTAGATGAGAATCTGTTTATCAACCATTACATCAGATATGAACTGTTGACATGTGTCAAGGATGAGATGCATCATAGTACAATTCAGTCGCCCTTGTCCATATATGATCTAGTGGCTGATAAATGTGTCCttattttatgaatttattAGAAATAATTATGTTAAATGTAATAATGCACTCATATGTGCACATCCATATTTCAAACAAACTCTAAAATGATCTGAATGCTGGCATGATTAATGAATGTATGTTTTCAGGATATATTAGAAAAAATTCAACCTCTCAACCCTCGGGCTTTAATCATTGATTCGATTCAA belongs to Malus sylvestris chromosome 17, drMalSylv7.2, whole genome shotgun sequence and includes:
- the LOC126612087 gene encoding uncharacterized protein LOC126612087 is translated as MDPFEPLNPRVLGLNLPKQFQSFLLRGLFAFQLKSCKIDPSLHTEFSSTFNSLMPVASDMRALRAISTHKHLLKPTLSIPSLASFQSLQNPNFSRHFHSTSRLHHAEEPGSAADSLQTHNSSSSKGETRRGWSVFRPVTHTLATQRVPNTSGDGQELRGENESETQLGLSSLGNGFDEIEKDRVQRSGKSETQLGLSNFGYGFDEIERDEAHRSAKSEARMGLSNLRSEVGGFERDEAVRSVKNVNAGTKLFGGIVRSKKKGKVKTSWVCSNCGESFGQWWGECRSCNEMGTLKQFSETSDDGKVSGFEVSEKVVRSWMPLEASEVGPTRLTDVNRGINWTERRIPLPGLFGSEVARVLGGGVVQGSLILIGGDPGVGKSTLVLQMASLIAEGQGLGKAASVVYVSGEESVEQIGSRADRMKIETEDLFLYSSTDIEDILEKIQPLNPRALIIDSIQTVYLKGVAGSAGAIQQVKECTSALLRFAKKTNVPVLLIGHVTKSGDIAGPRVLEHIVDVVLYMEGEENLSHRLLRSVKNRYGSTDELGVFEMTQSGLQALSNPSEMFLSEKYSDSPCLAGLAVAVIMDGSRTFLIEIQALCVSESTVLRQVNGVSASRADMIKSVLTKQAGLKLQENAIFLNVVSGVTLKETAGDLAIAVAICSSFLEFPIPNSIAFIGEIGLAGELRPVTRMDKRIHTVAKLGYKMCIVPKSSETYQGTPGLEDIEIIGCKDLKEVISNVFK